One segment of Candidatus Saganbacteria bacterium DNA contains the following:
- a CDS encoding deoxyuridine 5'-triphosphate nucleotidohydrolase — protein MLNKKEIEELIKEKKLVSNYIDLEKQLTPNGFDMTVAQVFEYDGSGRLDFSNNERVIPKTKELFPVKRKPDDKYGWWHLKKGSYKVVTNETVCIPNDIISIAFTRSSLLRMGAFTQNGVWDAGFIGKSEFILIVENPHGMEMKQNARIIQLLFERINEVEEGYKGIFQEII, from the coding sequence ATGTTAAATAAAAAAGAGATAGAAGAACTGATAAAAGAAAAAAAACTGGTCTCGAACTATATAGACCTTGAGAAACAGCTGACACCCAACGGGTTTGATATGACAGTGGCACAGGTTTTTGAATATGACGGCAGCGGCCGCCTTGACTTTTCAAATAACGAAAGAGTGATCCCCAAGACTAAGGAGTTATTTCCCGTAAAGAGAAAGCCGGATGATAAATACGGCTGGTGGCATCTTAAGAAAGGTTCGTACAAGGTTGTGACGAACGAGACTGTTTGCATACCGAATGACATTATTTCAATCGCTTTCACAAGAAGTTCGCTCTTGCGGATGGGCGCTTTTACGCAGAACGGAGTCTGGGACGCGGGATTCATCGGCAAGAGCGAATTCATTCTTATTGTTGAAAATCCGCATGGCATGGAAATGAAGCAGAATGCGAGGATCATCCAGTTATTATTTGAGAGGATAAACGAGGTCGAGGAAGGATATAAGGGGATATTCCAGGAAATAATATAA
- a CDS encoding DEAD/DEAH box helicase, which translates to MTNETFHGLGIAPGILEVLNRLKFTKPTPIQQKAIPIATSGKDIIGIAQTGTGKTLAFGIPLIQRLAQQSGKGLILVPTRELAGQVYEALIKLTQVFRIRAAVLVGGENMGKQLYAIRSGARIIIATPGRLNDHIARRNIRMDDVNVLVLDEADRMLDMGFAPQIDKIIKYIPKQRQTMLFSATMPSTIVAMVSRYMQLPVRTEIAPEGTAAENVSQEMFIVRRELKSKLLEELLLQYKGSVLLFIRTKMGAKKIARFLKDIGHNAAEIHSDKTLAQRREALSGFKSGRFRILVATDIAARGIDVQNIEVVINYDLPDDPENYVHRIGRTGRAGAEGHAITFATPDQSKDIKNIERLIRAVIPLSQHPVIPGEKFSTVTMSFAPRGRRPQGSFRRRSTAAPRRPSRW; encoded by the coding sequence ATGACAAACGAAACATTTCACGGGCTCGGGATAGCACCCGGGATACTTGAGGTGCTGAACAGGCTCAAGTTTACAAAACCTACGCCGATACAACAGAAGGCCATACCTATTGCCACATCCGGCAAAGACATAATCGGCATCGCGCAGACCGGAACAGGCAAGACCCTGGCTTTCGGTATCCCGCTGATCCAGCGTCTCGCTCAGCAGAGCGGCAAGGGGCTGATACTTGTTCCGACAAGAGAGCTGGCGGGGCAGGTGTATGAAGCGCTTATAAAACTGACCCAAGTTTTCAGGATACGCGCGGCCGTCCTGGTGGGCGGTGAGAACATGGGAAAGCAGCTTTATGCTATCAGGTCAGGAGCGAGAATAATAATAGCGACCCCGGGAAGGCTGAACGACCACATAGCGCGCAGAAATATAAGGATGGACGATGTGAACGTCCTCGTGCTTGACGAGGCCGACCGCATGCTCGATATGGGTTTTGCGCCGCAGATAGACAAGATAATTAAATATATCCCCAAACAAAGGCAGACAATGCTTTTCTCCGCGACGATGCCATCAACTATTGTAGCCATGGTATCGAGATATATGCAGCTGCCGGTCAGGACCGAAATAGCTCCCGAAGGCACGGCAGCTGAAAATGTGTCGCAGGAGATGTTCATCGTAAGAAGAGAGCTCAAATCAAAACTCCTCGAAGAGCTTCTTCTGCAGTATAAGGGCTCGGTCCTTCTTTTTATCCGTACAAAGATGGGCGCCAAAAAGATAGCCCGTTTTCTTAAGGATATCGGACACAACGCGGCAGAAATACATTCTGACAAGACCCTTGCCCAGAGAAGAGAAGCGTTAAGCGGTTTTAAGTCCGGCAGGTTCAGGATACTTGTTGCCACGGATATCGCGGCCAGGGGCATAGATGTCCAAAATATAGAAGTGGTCATCAATTACGACCTGCCTGATGATCCCGAAAATTATGTCCACAGGATAGGCAGGACCGGAAGAGCCGGGGCGGAAGGACATGCGATAACTTTTGCTACTCCCGACCAGTCAAAAGACATCAAAAATATCGAAAGGCTGATAAGGGCGGTTATCCCTTTATCGCAACACCCTGTCATCCCCGGTGAAAAATTCAGCACGGTGACAATGTCTTTTGCTCCCAGGGGGAGACGTCCTCAGGGGAGTTTCAGAAGAAGATCTACGGCAGCTCCGAGGAGACCGTCCCGCTGGTAG
- a CDS encoding epoxyqueuosine reductase QueH encodes METKPVLNTILLHVCCGVCAGWPVQKLREDGHVPVGYFYNPNIHPEDEYLKRLAAAREISKALEFELIEGYYDPARWLEAVKGLEDEKEGGKRCEVCFRMRLEETGRKAKELGISNFTTTLSVSPQKSSKKINDAGKSVHPKAFTECDFKKDDGNKKTRNLAKRFQLYCQDYCGCRFSKSRACSSIG; translated from the coding sequence ATGGAAACAAAACCCGTACTGAACACTATCCTTCTCCATGTCTGCTGCGGCGTGTGCGCCGGCTGGCCCGTGCAGAAGCTAAGAGAGGACGGCCATGTTCCCGTCGGATATTTTTATAATCCTAATATCCATCCAGAGGACGAATATTTAAAAAGACTTGCCGCGGCAAGAGAGATCTCGAAAGCGCTCGAGTTCGAACTGATAGAGGGATATTACGATCCCGCGAGATGGCTTGAGGCGGTAAAAGGCCTGGAGGATGAAAAAGAAGGCGGAAAGAGATGCGAAGTCTGCTTCCGGATGCGGCTTGAAGAGACCGGCAGAAAAGCAAAGGAACTCGGGATCTCGAATTTTACGACAACGCTTTCGGTCAGCCCGCAAAAAAGTTCAAAAAAAATAAACGATGCGGGAAAAAGCGTCCATCCCAAAGCGTTTACAGAATGCGATTTTAAAAAGGATGACGGCAACAAGAAGACACGCAACCTTGCTAAACGGTTCCAACTGTACTGCCAGGACTACTGCGGTTGCAGGTTCAGCAAATCACGCGCCTGTAGCTCAATTGGATAG